One genomic window of Caenorhabditis elegans chromosome I includes the following:
- the rpoa-2 gene encoding DNA-directed RNA polymerase I subunit RPA2 homolog (Confirmed by transcript evidence), with amino-acid sequence MDCDIASYHVDSFDFLVSKGCQFAAQAVPAEKFRLKNGDAVTMKFTSAQLHKPTLDTGAKLTSDTLPLLPAECRQRGLTYAGNLKVGIDVHVNGSRLDIIEIILGKVPIMLRSEGCHLRGMSRKELVVAGEEPIEKGGYFIVNGSEKVIRLLIANRRNFPIAIIRKTFKEKGKLFSEFGVMMRSVKENHTAVMMTLHYLDTGTMQLALQFRREIFYVPLMYIVKALTDKNDAVISAGFKRGRNQDQFYSSCILNMLAQCQEEEILNQEAAIRAIGSRFRVAVSDRVAPWEDDLEAGRFIIRECVLIHLDSDEEKFHTLAYMTQKLIALVKGECAPETPDNPQFQEASVSGHILLLILRERMENIIGMVRRKLEYMSSRKDFILTSAAILKALGNHTGGEITRGMAYFLATGNLVTRVGLALQQESGFSVIAERINQLRFVSHFRAIHRGAFFMEMRTTDVRKLRPEAWGFICPVHTPDGAPCGLLNHVTASCRIVTDLSDNSNVPSLLAELGMYTHKTVALAPPGEELYPVLMNGRFLGYVPITKAASIERYLRCAKVAKDARIPYTSEIALVRRSTDIKNIQTQYPGIYILSDAGRLIRPVRNLAMDAVEHIGTFEQVYLSVVLDPEEAEPGVTMHQELHPSCLFSFAGNLIPFPDHNQSPRNVYQCQMGKQTMGTAVHAWHSRADNKMYRLQFPQQPMLKLEAYEKYEMDEYPLGTNACVAVISYTGYDMEDAMTINKASYQRGFAHGTVIKVERINLVTERERKTIFYRNPREEIKTVGPDGLPIPGRRYFLDEVYYVTFNMETGDFRTHKFHYAEPAYCGLVRIVEQGEGDSGAKHALIQWRIERNPIIGDKFASRHGQKGINSFLWPVESLPFSETGMVPDIIFNPHGFPSRMTIGMMIESMAGKAAATHGENYDASPFVFNEDNTAINHFGELLTKAGYNYYGNETFYSGVDGRQMEMQIFFGIVYYQRLRHMIADKFQVRATGPIDPITHQPVKGRKKGGGIRFGEMERDAIIAHGTSFVLQDRLLNCSDRDVAYACRRCGSLLSVLMSSRAGSHLLKKKRKDDEPLDYTETQRCRTCDKDDQVFLLQVPRVFRYLTAELAAMNVKIKLGIEHPSKVTGS; translated from the exons ATGGACTGCGACATAGCGTCGTATCATGTCGATTCATTCgattttcttgtttcaaaaGGATGTCAATTTGCTGCCCAAGCTGTTCCTGCAGAAAAATTCCGTCTGAAAAACGGCGATGCTGTTACAATGAAGTTCACGTCGGCTCAACTTCATAAGCCAACGCTAGATACCGGA gcgaAGCTCACCAGTGACACTCTTCCTTTACTTCCCGCGGAATGTCGACAACGTGGACTGACATatgctggaaatttaaaagttggaATCGATGTCCATGTGAACGGAAGCCGGTTGGacattattgaaattattttgggaAAG GTACCAATTATGCTCCGATCCGAAGGTTGCCATCTCCGTGGAATGTCTCGAAAGGAACTTGTAGTTGCCGGTGAAGAGCCAATCGAAAAAGGAGGATATTTCATTGTAAATGGATCAGAAAAAGTGATTAGATTGCTGATCGCGAATCGAAGAAACTTTCCAATCGCAATTATCAGAAAAACATTCAAAGAGAAAGGAAAATTGTTCTCGGAATTTGGAGTTATGATGAGAAGTGTTAAGGAAAATCATACGGCTGTAATGATGACTCTTCATTATTTGGACACTGGAACTATGCAGTTAGCACTTCAATTCAGACGGGAAATCTTTTATGTACCGTTGATGTATATTGTGAAGGCTTTAACTGATAAGAATGATGCAGTGATTAGTGCTGGATTCAAAAGAGGAAGAAATCAAGATCAATTCTATTCATCTTGCATTCTCAATATGCTTGCTCAATgtcaagaagaagaaattttgaatcaagaaGCCGCCATTAGAGCCATCGGTTCTCGTTTCAGAGTAGCCGTATCTGATAGAGTTGCTCCATGGGAAGATGATCTTGAAGCTGGTCGATTCATCATTCGGGAATGTGTACTTATACATTTGGATAGTGATGAAGAGAAATTCCATACTCTTGCGTACATGACACAGAAACTCATTGCACTTGTGAAAGGAGAATGTGCTCCAGAGACACCTGATAATCCACAATTCCAAGAGGCCTCTGTTTCAGGACATATTCTTTTGTTGATTCTGAGAGAACGAATGGAGAATATCATTGGAATGGTTAGGAGAAAATTGGAGTACATGAGTTCAAGGAAGGACTTCATTTTGACATC CGCCGCTATTCTAAAAGCACTTGGAAATCATACTGGTGGTGAAATCACTCGTGGAATGGCATATTTCCTTGCAACAGGAAATCTTGTGACTCGTGTCGGTCTTGCTCTTCAACAAGAATCTGGTTTCTCAGTTATCGCTGAAAGAATCAATCAACTTCGTTTCGTTTCTCACTTCCGTGCAATTCATCGTGGTGCATTCTTTATGGAAATGCGAACCACAGATGTTAGAAAATTGAGACCAGAAGCATGGGGATTTATTTGTCCTGTACACACTCCTGATGGAGCTCCATGTGGTTTATTGAATCACGTAACTGCATCATGTAGAATTGTCACTGATCTCTCTGATAATTCAAATGTTCCGTCGCTTCTTGCTGAATTGGGAATGTATACACACAAAACTGTTGCATTGGCACCGCCAGGTGAAGAG CTTTATCCAGTTCTAATGAATGGAAGATTCCTTGGATATGTTCCAATTACTAAAGCTGCTTCAATTGAGAGATATCTACGATGTGCAAAAGTTGCGAAAGATGCAAGAATTCCTTATACTTCGGAG attgcaCTTGTTCGTCGATCCACGGATATCAAGAATATTCAAACTCAATATCCAGGAATCTACATTCTCAGTGACGCTGGACGTCTCATTCGTCCAGTACGTAATCTAGCAATGGATGCTGTTGAACATATCGGAACTTTTGAACAAGTTTATCTCTCAGTTGTACTTGATCCAGAAGAGGCTGAACCAGGAGTCACTATGCATCAAGAATTGCATCCTTCTTGCTTATTTtcatttgctggaaatttaattcCTTTCCCAGATCATAATCAGTCACCACG TAATGTGTACCAATGTCAAATGGGTAAACAAACGATGGGAACCGCCGTACATGCATGGCATTCACGTGCTGACAACAAAATGTATCGTCTACAATTTCCACAACAACCAATGCTAAAACTGGAGGCTTATGAGAAATACGAAATGGATGAATATCCATTGGGTACAAATGCTTGTGTTGCTGTGATCTCCTATACAGGATATGATATGGAAGATGCTATGACAATCAATAAAGCATCATATCAAAGAGGTTTTGCACATGGAACAGTTATCAAAGTGGAGAGAATTAATTTGGTGACCGAGAGAGAACGAAAAACGATTTTCTATAGAAATCCCCGAGAAGAAATCAAAACCGTTGGACCAGATGGTTTGCCGATTCCAGGAAGACGATATTTCCTCGATGAAGTGTATTATGTCACATTCAATATGGAAACTGGAGATTTCAGAACTCATAAATTCCATTACGCTGAACCGGCATATTGTGGTTTGGTGAGAATTGTTGAACAAGGAGAAGGCGATTCTGGTGCAAAACATGCTTTGATTCAATGGAGAATTGAGAGAAATCCAATTATCGGTGATAAATTCGCTTCGAGACACGGACAAAAAGGAATTAATTCATTCCTATGGCCTGTTGAATCACTTCCATTCTCAGAAACCGGTATGGTACCtgatattattttcaatccTCACGGTTTCCCATCTCGGATGACAATCGGTATGATGATTGAGAGTATGGCTGGAAAAGCGGCAGCTACGCACGGAGAGAATTATGATGCATCGCCATTTGTTTTCAA tgaagaCAACACAGCAATCAACCATTTTGGAGAATTACTCACAAAAGCAGGTTATAATTACTACGGTAACGAAACATTTTATTCGGGAGTTGATGGACGTCAAATGGAG ATGCAAATCTTCTTTGGAATTGTTTATTATCAAAGACTTCGTCATATGATTGCTGATAAATTCCAAGTGAGAGCCACTGGACCAATTGATCCAATTACTCATCAACCAgtaaaaggaagaaaaaagggAGGAGGTATTCGATTTGGAGAAATGGAAAGAGATGCTATTATTGCACATGGAACATCTTTCGTGTTGCAG gaCCGTCTTCTCAACTGTTCGGATCGTGACGTAGCATACGCTTGTCGTCGTTGTGGATCCCTATTGTCCGTGTTGATGTCCAGTCGTGCAGGAtcacatttattgaaaaagaaaaggaaagaCGACGAACCATTGGACTACACGGAAACTCAACGATGTCGTACGTGTGATAAAGATGATCAAGTTTTCCTGCTTCAAGTTCCTCGTGTCTTCCGTTATTTGACTGCCGAGTTAGCTGCAATGAATGTGAAAATCAAGTTGGGCATCGAACATCCATCCAAAGTAACTGGAAGttaa
- the prom-1 gene encoding FBXO47 ARM repeats region domain-containing protein (Confirmed by transcript evidence) produces MDKSTPRRTYNLRSADRTTQNSPVSRQSLENHRNASVSLRKRNSATEERCSRKRRRTQQTHGLPFSSPDAINHQRAFHLDEHKVCSKLTTRLSIEVETSYGSFGKLPYDAVIHILTRTPYNLLSRMVMTSSCWNQTIGAYMRSGAFRRRWLLDIDIAPSSKPLDPFFDMGKLVRCLTINYEWKARLDCLKSFMTLAYESGALIAGLGKMIHAFTNRPDEDIVLEQIDDIVAMLLALVSGLKDDLSAVLFTPETDRELEELDNMPILREEMKLRKKTLNLFLNNGSSDPAHGVNKYFLSSLMKVFKTAHNALPTALFYLLFSPTTIQDDEEVIHWHRLSLLSVVTSEEAEELKPLSRAMCALIQCRNLKHVLPWSKNTIFNLMEEITTYPNPWSMSTFVALNVLEPELVPIGVVARMNRNHEDEAGDIICTMKMLLHRWDMDVYGVMESIIDTIKAVLKPYQRRILFDRCWDWHQRNIDEHRNQMGHFSDIRAEIESQIEVMPVLMKLL; encoded by the exons ATGGATAAATCAACACCCAGGCGGACTTACAATTTGCGGAGTGCTGATCGAACAACACAAAACAGTCCAGTTTCCAGACAAAGTCTAGAAAATCATCGCAATGCTTCAGTGTCTCTAAGAAAAAGAA ATTCAGCCACAGAGGAACGATGTTCTCGTAAAAGACGAAGAACACAGCAAACACATGGATTACCTTTTTCATCGCCAGATGCTATTAATCATCAACGAGCATTTCATCTCGATGAGCaca AAGTATGTTCAAAGCTTACTACAAGATTGTCGATTGAGGTGGAGACGTCGTATGGAAGTTTCGGTAAACTACCTTATGATGCCGTCATCCACATATTGACAAGAACACCAT ACAATCTTCTAAGTCGCATGGTAATGACATCTTCCTGCTGGAATCAAACAATCGGAGCATATATGAGAAGTGGAGCTTTTCGTCGTCGCTGGCTGTTAGACATTGACATTGCGCCAAGTTCTAAACCATTGGATCCCTTCTTTGATATGG gaaaactCGTGAGGTGCCTGACGATAAATTATGAATGGAAAGCGAGGCTAGATTGTCTGAAATCGTTTATGACACTGGCGTACGAGTCAGGTGCTCTGATTGCCGGACTTGGCAAGATGATTCATGCG TTCACAAATCGCCCAGACGAAGACATTGTATTGGAGCAAATTGATGACATCGTTGCCATGCTCTTGGCGCTAGTTAGTGGTCTGAAAGATGACTTGAGTGCTGTTCTTTTCACCCCCGAAACGGATCGAGAGCTGGAAGAATTAGATAATATGCCAATTCTTCGCGAAGAGATGAAG ttgcgGAAAAAGACATTGAATTTGTTCTTGAATAATGGATCGTCGGACCCAGCTCATGGTgttaataaatatttcttGAGCAGTTTgatgaaagttttcaaaacagcGCATAATGCACTTCCGACTGCACTTTTCTACCTTCTGTTTTCTCCGACCACAATCCAAGATGATGAAG AAGTGATTCACTGGCATCGATTGTCTTTGTTATCCGTGGTAACTTCCGAAGAAGCTGAAGAGTTAAAACCGTTATCAAGAGCAATGTGTGCTCTGATACAGTGCAGAAACTTAAAACACGTGTTGCCTTGGTCaaagaatacaattttcaatttgatggAAGAAATTACGA catATCCAAATCCATGGTCGATGAGCACATTTGTTGCACTTAACGTCCTGGAACCGGAGCTTGTTCCCATTGGTGTTGTTGCACGAATGAATCGTAATCACGAAGATGAAGCGGGTGATATAATTTGCACTATGAAGATG CTTCTACATCGATGGGATATGGATGTCTATGGAGTAATGGAATCTATAATTGATACGATAAAAGCAGTGCTCAAACCATACCAACGTCGTATTCTTTTTGATCGTTGTTGGGATTGGCATCAACGAAACATTGACGAGCATCGAAATCAAATGGGACACTTTTCCGACATACGCGCCGAAATTGAGAGTCAAATTGAAGTTATGCCGGTATTGATGAAACTACTGTAA
- the prom-1 gene encoding FBXO47 ARM repeats region domain-containing protein (Confirmed by transcript evidence): protein MSTFVALNVLEPELVPIGVVARMNRNHEDEAGDIICTMKMLLHRWDMDVYGVMESIIDTIKAVLKPYQRRILFDRCWDWHQRNIDEHRNQMGHFSDIRAEIESQIEVMPVLMKLL, encoded by the exons ATGAGCACATTTGTTGCACTTAACGTCCTGGAACCGGAGCTTGTTCCCATTGGTGTTGTTGCACGAATGAATCGTAATCACGAAGATGAAGCGGGTGATATAATTTGCACTATGAAGATG CTTCTACATCGATGGGATATGGATGTCTATGGAGTAATGGAATCTATAATTGATACGATAAAAGCAGTGCTCAAACCATACCAACGTCGTATTCTTTTTGATCGTTGTTGGGATTGGCATCAACGAAACATTGACGAGCATCGAAATCAAATGGGACACTTTTCCGACATACGCGCCGAAATTGAGAGTCAAATTGAAGTTATGCCGGTATTGATGAAACTACTGTAA